The Lewinellaceae bacterium genome includes a region encoding these proteins:
- a CDS encoding tail fiber domain-containing protein → MNPYVKIKEINTHISKSLSITLENPVSKGKATPPLFISQSQQNPEHLNQLIVKITNQSDTDLIIKKDQSPDQSIISMLKTPLFGFFGKTTSSFIDPKAENDIGWSFGLDFSDFMEADQQALLKISVQGQEDNFEVLELQKESNYPGSIWTIRYNNRDEDFIFKSDEVLTILVENMAVYQRPSLRYLDFHYRDSETKDALAFIQHSILLKRPANYVSPPFPLVTYWLDNHNTVYISTPNLEIENELSFAISNIGLNKLELDCRQDVRESPYFELIILGKKDDEGDKEDNKKDKNPGFLVGEKAIKDIQLEIDNDNYGNHWTHHKMIQGPVVTWRIEPRLFNDDGIRNKTIMGIEEKGNISFRFKQIETLGIEGISMMYLRYYNIPDFDDGQMVLFVQKQLPKGSIPMAGIESKYLEPKSNATKKPYITPPIKWEIYPTGEDTTETKVILGNKVGIGTNNPGAELEVLGNLHVKNGDSGATPDFNRAYAVFEHGGVYKYISLLCPQGHENGFIFSQKGKDAEDAGIYYNLADGTGNGLQFRVGGNKKTMTIAHDQKIGIGTTSPKEKIEIKDAKPVISFHNPNKSTFKIGTDEKVFKIAAMDGSKGGHDGDFNENNDTVISLTQEGKVGIGTHKPWERLTVQGNAYISGELQTRAIVSDQVKIHSGKIILSCDYRDLLLEGNEPNVQLDPIEITRGDIIPSKFKEGTIPVTKKKGERGSRLGKKEQPFQEIHCKIGYFEDISYKGKKLSESPFSGMWTASDFSLKKEIGPLDKTFNALKLINNLNPVSYFWAEKNPFDLEIPEDVLLKKQYGFIANEVEKILPEIVKRENEESPRKLNYQALNTILFQAVKDQQKIIDGLQNEVSDLKKGQQTMRQELDELKALIGQMAKTVLG, encoded by the coding sequence ATGAATCCTTATGTAAAAATCAAGGAGATAAATACCCATATTTCCAAAAGCCTAAGCATTACTCTGGAAAACCCTGTCAGTAAAGGGAAAGCAACGCCTCCCCTCTTTATCAGTCAGAGCCAACAAAACCCCGAGCACCTTAATCAATTGATTGTTAAAATAACAAATCAAAGTGATACGGATCTAATTATAAAAAAGGATCAATCCCCCGACCAAAGTATTATTTCTATGCTAAAAACTCCTTTGTTTGGATTTTTTGGTAAAACCACCTCCTCCTTTATTGATCCGAAAGCAGAGAACGATATCGGATGGTCCTTTGGTCTCGATTTTTCTGACTTCATGGAAGCAGACCAGCAGGCTTTGTTAAAAATATCAGTCCAGGGCCAGGAGGATAATTTTGAAGTACTGGAACTACAAAAGGAATCCAATTACCCTGGTTCAATATGGACCATTAGATACAACAACCGGGATGAGGATTTTATATTCAAAAGCGATGAGGTGCTGACCATCCTCGTCGAAAACATGGCAGTTTATCAAAGACCAAGCTTACGCTACCTTGATTTTCATTATCGCGATTCAGAAACGAAAGATGCGCTGGCTTTTATTCAGCATTCGATTTTACTCAAACGCCCGGCCAATTATGTAAGCCCTCCTTTCCCATTGGTAACCTACTGGCTGGACAATCATAATACCGTTTACATTTCCACTCCTAATCTGGAGATAGAAAATGAACTGAGCTTTGCCATCAGCAATATTGGTCTAAACAAATTGGAGTTAGATTGCAGGCAGGATGTGAGGGAAAGCCCCTATTTTGAACTGATAATCCTTGGAAAAAAAGATGACGAAGGGGATAAAGAGGATAATAAAAAGGATAAAAACCCAGGGTTCCTGGTAGGGGAAAAAGCGATAAAAGATATTCAGCTGGAAATAGACAATGATAATTATGGGAACCATTGGACCCACCATAAAATGATACAAGGCCCTGTCGTTACCTGGCGTATTGAACCCAGACTTTTTAATGATGATGGCATACGTAATAAAACCATCATGGGTATTGAAGAAAAAGGAAATATTTCTTTCCGGTTTAAACAAATTGAAACTTTGGGGATAGAAGGCATCTCTATGATGTATTTGAGGTATTATAACATTCCTGATTTTGATGATGGCCAAATGGTTCTGTTTGTTCAGAAACAACTCCCAAAAGGTTCTATTCCTATGGCAGGAATCGAAAGCAAATACCTTGAACCAAAATCCAACGCAACCAAAAAACCTTATATCACTCCACCCATAAAATGGGAAATATACCCCACCGGAGAAGATACAACAGAAACGAAAGTTATCCTGGGGAATAAGGTGGGGATTGGTACAAATAATCCGGGAGCAGAACTTGAAGTGCTTGGTAACCTTCATGTGAAAAATGGGGATTCAGGAGCCACCCCGGATTTCAACAGAGCTTATGCTGTTTTTGAACACGGTGGTGTTTATAAATACATCAGTTTATTATGTCCTCAGGGACATGAAAATGGTTTCATTTTCAGCCAAAAAGGTAAAGATGCTGAAGATGCCGGGATCTATTATAACCTGGCAGACGGTACAGGCAATGGCCTTCAATTTCGGGTGGGTGGTAATAAAAAGACCATGACCATTGCTCATGACCAAAAAATTGGAATTGGGACAACCTCACCCAAAGAAAAAATTGAAATTAAAGACGCCAAACCCGTAATTTCATTCCACAATCCCAATAAATCCACCTTCAAAATAGGTACAGATGAAAAAGTATTCAAAATTGCCGCGATGGATGGTAGTAAAGGGGGGCACGATGGGGATTTCAACGAAAATAATGACACCGTAATATCCTTAACCCAAGAGGGTAAAGTTGGAATAGGTACTCATAAGCCATGGGAAAGATTGACGGTACAAGGTAATGCATACATATCCGGGGAATTACAAACGAGGGCAATAGTTTCAGATCAAGTAAAAATCCATTCAGGGAAAATCATTTTATCATGCGATTATAGAGATCTGTTATTAGAAGGAAACGAACCGAATGTTCAATTGGATCCAATTGAAATTACCCGAGGAGATATTATCCCTTCAAAATTTAAAGAAGGTACAATTCCTGTGACAAAAAAAAAGGGGGAAAGAGGTTCAAGACTGGGAAAAAAAGAACAACCCTTTCAAGAGATCCACTGCAAAATCGGATATTTTGAGGATATATCCTATAAGGGAAAAAAATTGTCAGAAAGCCCTTTTAGTGGAATGTGGACAGCTTCGGATTTCTCTCTTAAAAAGGAAATCGGCCCTCTAGATAAAACATTCAATGCCTTAAAACTGATCAATAACTTAAACCCTGTAAGCTATTTCTGGGCAGAAAAAAACCCTTTTGACCTGGAAATCCCCGAAGATGTTCTTCTTAAAAAACAATACGGGTTCATTGCTAATGAGGTAGAAAAAATCCTGCCGGAAATCGTTAAACGGGAAAATGAAGAATCTCCGCGCAAACTCAACTACCAGGCCCTCAATACCATCCTCTTTCAGGCGGTGAAGGATCAGCAGAAGATCATTGACGGTCTGCAAAATGAAGTTTCGGACCTAAAAAAGGGACAGCAGACCATGAGGCAGGAACTGGATGAGTTAAAGGCACTGATCGGACAAATGGCCAAAACAGTTTTGGGATAA